One window from the genome of Cryptomeria japonica chromosome 6, Sugi_1.0, whole genome shotgun sequence encodes:
- the LOC131052590 gene encoding receptor-like protein kinase HSL1, which yields MNSRVQTNMSEASYWPKAYINVMLLLSLSLIVLVEAEQSPVETLMTFKEGLRDSNGILYDWQSSKPPCNWTGIICDSLTNSAIRGIDLSYKGLSGVLSPVICQLPNLATIEVAGNRFGGPFPAWLSNCTKLVKLDLSFNGFLGPLPEAISDFGSLTHLDISTNGISGSFPESIGRLPKLQYLNVSNCQFSGPIPSLLANLSDLTTLFLSWNFFSSPYLPPSLANLTRLQVFSCARCSLYGPIPTWLENLRELKYLELSYNNFSGSIPKELMHLPKLEMLELYINQLSGNIPAEIGNLSSLTDLDLDSNYLTGPIPEEITLLKNLGLLHLWNNSLTGTIPPGLAELDHLYDISLFKNQLTGNLSWHLGSKSKLHIFDVSSNQLSGLVPPYLCSGGVMLKIILFNNNFQGNFPEEYYSCTTLKRIRVQNNHLSGTVPKGLWGLPNLTILDISNNFFYGSVHPNIGRAIKLQNLIVSHNQLSGPLPKEIGKLQLLENFLASGNSISGWIPSEIGSCSNLRHVYLDANKIVGEIPTSLGFLAYLTELNLAGNQLTGNIPDTFGRLRQLASLNLSHNLLKGRIPSSFSTLDLLSFMLFDLSFNDLSGPVPFPLNGAVSVKSFRANPRLCIPGQPMSKQCSKTESSLRDLLWILSLVLAVCLVIVSIVSIIIRKMMQHKDWSKEKLTMNSHWNIVPFGQLNFGKEEILGSLQRENLIGHGGAGHVYRAMLKNNEFVAVKMLHRRDGDFCQDNGFTAEIETMGSVRQRNILRLLCYLSNNETNLLVYEYMPNGSLGELLQQSKACMLDYAIRFKIALGTAQGLSYLHHDCVPPIVHRDIKPNNILLDDEMVPHIADFGIAKILDKIMPAGYTVSSVPGSIGYIAPEYGYANRVTEKSDVYSFGIVLLELLTGKQPVATEFGEGMDIVRWVAAKLRAGKGLQQILDTRIQWGSEQHMLFLVRIALLCTNNFPHNRPSMKEVVKMLLEARTDKKLENLSSH from the exons ATGAATAGCAGAGTGCAGACAAATATGTCTGAAGCATCATACTGGCCCAAAGCTTACATCAATGTCATGTTGTTGCTGAGTTTATCACTTATTGTCTTAGTTGAAGCAGAGCAGTCTCCAGTGGAAACACTGATGACTTTCAAGGAAGGCCTTAGGGATAGCAATGGCATTCTGTATGACTGGCAAAGTTCTAAGCCTCCATGTAATTGGACTGGCATAATATGTGATTCCTTGACCAATTCAGCTATCAGAGGCATTGATTTGAGTTACAAGGGACTCTCTGGTGTCTTGTCTCCTGTAATCTGCCAACTTCCAAATCTTGCAACTATAGAGGTTGCAGGCAACAGATTTGGGGGGCCATTTCCAGCATGGCTGTCTAACTGTACAAAATTGGTCAAGTTGGACTTGAGCTTCAATGGTTTTTTGGGTCCTCTGCCTGAAGCTATTTCAGATTTTGGCAGTTTAACCCATTTGGACATTTCAACAAATGGAATTTCAGGATCCTTTCCGGAGAGTATTGGAAGACTTCCTAAGCTTCAGTACCTCAATGTCTCGAATTGCCAGTTTAGTGGTCCAATTCCATCCTTACTTGCTAATCTTTCTGACTTGACAACCCTGTTTCTTTCATGGAATTTCTTCAGTTCTCCCTATCTGCCCCCAAGCTTGGCTAACTTGACTAGATTGCAAGTGTTTAGCTGTGCAAGATGCTCTTTATATGGACCCATCCCAACTTGGCTTGAAAATTTGAGAGAGTTGAAATACCTAGAACTGTCATATAACAATTTCTCTGGCAGTATTCCAAAGGAGCTAATGCACCTTCCCAAATTAGAAATGTTGGAGTTGTATATCAATCAGTTGAGTGGGAATATCCCTGCTGAAATTGGGAACCTCAGTTCTCTGACTGATCTTGATTTGGATAGTAACTATCTCACAGGCCCAATTCCAGAAGAGATCACATTGTTGAAAAATTTGGGTCTCCTACATCTCTGGAACAATAGCTTGACAGGTACCATTCCACCAGGCCTTgctgagcttgatcatttatatgatatttctcttttcaagaatcagttgaCTGGCAACTTAAGTTGGCACCTAGGTAGCAAAAGTAAGCTTCATATTTTTGATGTCTCAAGTAATCAGTTGAGTGGTTTGGTGCCTCCATATCTCTGCAGTGGTGGGGTAATGCTAAAAATAATATTGTTCAACAATAACTTCCAAGGAAACTTCCCAGAGGAGTATTATTCTTGCACAACCCTCAAAAGGATCAGAGTTCAAAATAACCATTTGTCTGGTACTGTCCCAAAAGGCTTATGGGGACTTCCCAATTTGACCATCCTGgatatttcaaataattttttctATGGTTCAGTGCATCCTAATATTGGAAGAGCTATTAAGCTTCAGAATCTTATAGTTTCCCATAATCAGTTAAGTGGGCCTCTGCCTAAGGAAATAGGAAAACTTCAACTTCTGGAGAACTTTTTAGCTTCAGGGAATAGCATAAGTGGATGGATTCCTTCAGAAATCGGATCCTGCTCAAACTTGAGACATGTGTATTTAGATGCAAACAAGATAGTAGGAGAGATCCCTACTTCACTTGGTTTTCTAGCGTACCTGACAGAATTGAATTTGGCTGGTAATCAACTTACAGGAAATATCCCAGATACATTTGGGAGGCTTCGCCAACTTGCCAGTCTTAACCTTTCTCATAATTTGTTGAAAGGGAGGATTCCATCAAGCTTCTCTACTTTGGATCTTCTTTCTTTCATGCTCTTTGATCTCTCTTTCAATGATCTATCTGGCCCTGTTCCTTTTCCTCTAAATGGTGCTGTTTCTGTAAAAAGTTTTAGGGCCAATCCTAGGCTTTGTATTCCTGGACAGCCAATGTCAAAACAATGTTCAAAGACAGAAAGCAGTCTCAGAGATCTTCTATGGATTCTTTCTCTGGTTTTGGCTGTATGTCTGGTCATAGTTTCAATTGTTTCCATCATCATCAGGAAGATGATGCAACATAAAGATTGGAGCAAAGAAAAATTGACCATGAACTCTCACTGGAACATAGTACCTTTTGGACAGCTGAACTTCGGTAAAGAAGAAATTTTGGGCAGCTTGCAAAGAGAAAATTTGATTGGTCATGGAGGTGCTGGCCATGTATACAGGGCAATGCTAAAAAATAATGAGTTTGTAGCAGTTAAGATGTTGCATAGGAGAGATGGTGATTTCTGTCAAGATAATGGATTCACAGCCGAGATAGAAACAATGGGCTCAGTTAGGCAACGCAACATTTTAAGATTGCTGTGTTATTTATCAAACAATGAAACCAATTTACTGGTTTATGAATACATGCCAAATGGAAGCTTAGGTGAATTGCTGCAACAGAGTAAAGCTTGTATGCTCGATTATGCAATTCGATTCAAGATTGCACTAGGTACTGCTCAAGGCTTGTCTTACTTGCATCATGACTGTGTACCACCCATTGTGCACAGAGATATAAAGCCAAACAATATCCTGCTAGATGATGAGATGGTACCACACATAGCTGATTTTGGAATTGCAAAGATCCTTGACAAAATAATGCCAGCAGGATACACAGTTTCAAGTGTTCCAGGCTCTATTGGATACATTGCCCCTG AATATGGGTATGCTAATAGAGTGACTGAAAAGAGTGATGTCTATAGCTTTGGCATTGTGCTGTTAGAGCTTTTGACTGGAAAGCAGCCAGTTGCAACAGAGTTTGGAGAAGGAATGGACATTGTAAGATGGGTAGCTGCAAAACTCAGAGCAGGAAAGGGTTTACAACAAATTCTGGACACCCGGATACAGTGGGGCTCAGAGCAACACATGCTGTTTCTAGTGAGAATAGCCTTGCTATGCACCAATAATTTTCCACACAATCGCCCCTCCATGAAAGAAGTAGTAAAAATGCTTTTGGAGGCTCGAACTGACAAAAAATTGGAAAACCTTTCAAGCCATTAA